The DNA region CAAAATAGTTTATAATAGAAATGAGATTGAAACTCGTTTAATTTCTGTTTGTTTTTAAAAATTTTAATCGATTTTTCAATTTGATTTTTTTTTATTTTTTAAGAATTAAAAGCTTCTGTTAAGGAGGAGTGATTTCAGTGGATAAAAACGACAAACGTCATAATGACAAAAACAATAAGAAGAAAACTAGTGCACAAAATAATATAAAAAACAAAGCATCTGTTTCTTCTGCCCCCACAAGTCCAACTACAAATGATTCTACATCGAACAAGAATCAAAAATCAAAAAAGACATATTAAGTTTTTAATGATTGATTCTTACTAAAATGAGGCTTTTCTATTTAGAGAAGTTCTCTTTTTTTTTGAAAAACGATTTACTCCATATACTGAAAGGACAATGATACAAGATCCAATTATTTGAAATATCCCAAAATGTTCATCTAAAAATAATACTCCTGCAAGAATGGCAATGACAGTTGTTAAATTTGCAAATATGGCTGCTTTTGCGACCTCAAGATGAGTCATGGCATAGTTTATCATTAAAAAGGCTAATACAGAAGATAATCCTGCTAGAAATACAACCGATATCCAAAACTGAACGTTTTGAAAAGGAATGATAATCAATTCCTGAAATGAACCGATGCTTTCAATAAGTCCTATTGGCACAAACGTGATAAACCCAATAAAAAACATGATGTATGTTCTTTCAAAAGCTGAAAATTCAGTTGCTATTTTTCTAGAAAGGACATTAAACATTGCAGCTGAAATTACTGCACCAAGTATTAGGACAAACCCAATCCAACTAAATTGTCCTTCTGATTGACCTATGGTTGTTAAACAAACACCTAAAATTGCAATAATTGCAAAAACAATTTGAATGGGTTTTACTTTTTCTTTTAGATAAAAAAAACCAAATACAAAACTTGTGATTGGAATTAACGCCAGAATGATTCCCACAAAAGAAGTTTGAAGCATCGTAATTCCATAACTTTCACAAATAAAGTATAAAACAGGTTGAACCAAACCTAAAAGAAAAATATTGTATAATTTTTTGCCTTTAAAATGTAGTTTCTTCTTTCTAAAAATGAGTAAGATATTTAATATGAGAAAAGCTACTCCAAAACGAGCACCTATAAGTACAAAAGGAGACGTTAAATTCAAAGCAATCTTTGAAAACATAATACTAAACCCAAAAATAGAATATCCTAAAAACAAAAAGATAAAAGAAATTTTGGTTTGAAATGATTGTTCTGTCTTCACATGGATTATCCTCGAATAAAATTTAACATTACCATAAATCATATCATATTTAATAGCTTTTTCCAATTGATTCTAAAAAAAACAATGCAACATTGCATCGTTTTTTTTGATTGTTCATCCATTGGAAACTATTTAAATAAACACAAAGCATAGATGATTTTTTATAAAATTGCCTGCGAGGAAACTGAGCTTATTTGCGTATTTTTTACTAAAACAATTTCATCATATTTATTTTTATTTTCTTCTAAAATAACGTGACTTACGTTTACAATGGTTACACCTTTTAATTCAAAGAGACTGTTTTCTATTGCTAAAACTTTTTCTCTATCAAGTGAAGCAAATGCTTCATCAAAAAAGATAATATCAGCTTTGTTAAGCAATCCTCTTGCAATTGCAATTCTACTCTTTTCTCCCCCAGAAACGTTTTTGCCATTATCTAAAATAACTCGGTTCAATCCGTCAGGATGTAAACTTACAAAGTCGTGCAATCCTGCTCGATCAATTGCATCCCAAATTTCATCATCGGAATAATCTTTGTAAAGAGCAAGATTATTCTTTAATGTGTCTTCAAATAAGAAAATTTGTTGCTCAATGTTAGCAATCTTTGAGAAATAATCCATTTTAAAAATATCTTTTAATTCCATACCATCTACTAAAATATTTCCGCTTTGAGGATTAAAGTATTTTCTTAATAACCGTAAAACAGTAGATTTCCCTCCACCACTTGGTCCAATCACTAAATACTTTTTCCCTTTTTCAAATTTTAAATTTACTGATTCTAATACTACATTATCTCCATATGCAAACGATACATTTTTAAACTCAATTGAGTGTTGTAAACCCTCAAATGATTTTGTTTCTTCGTAATTTGTTTGATTTTTTAGAGAGTTATCAATTCTTACAAATATTGCCTTCACTGAAAAAATACGTGGTAACGCTTCAGAGAATTGGGAAACAGGTCCAATGATGTTATCAATATTTTGCGCCACTACTACAACTCCAGAAAAGAGAATAATTCCTTTAATTGTTAAAAACGAAACCACAAACATTAATCCAATAAAAGTAATTCCAAAATTTATATTTTGTAATGCAAAAATAAAGGACATAATCTTATCGATAACATATTTTTTTTCTTGAACTTTCTTGCTTTCTTGATTATACGTAAGAGTTACTTTTGATTCTAAATTATTCGTCTTAATAATATGGAATGCTGAAAGCACTTCTTTAATAAAGCCCCCATATTTCGACATCATTTCGCTTCGTTCTTTGTTGTGCTTTTGAATTGGTTTTGATGATAAAACAGAAATTAATGCGTTAATTATTATCATTCCGATTCCAATTAAAAGTATAATTGGGCTAATAATTGTGATGATTAATATGGATGTTCCGAAATTGATTAATGCTTCCTGTAAAACGATGATTTGTTCTACATAATCTTTTTCAATTAAATTAAAATCATTTGTTAACGCAGAAACATATAGTGCATTATTATCATGTTGAAATTCGTTAATGTTTTTATGAAATACTGATTGTATATAGTCTTTTTTCATTTTGACCATAATTGTTTTAATGACACGCCCCTTTGTATACGCATATAGTAGATTACTAGGCATCATTATAACTGCATAAAAAATCACTGATTTTGCATAAACAAAGAACATATCCCATTCACTTGCTAAAGCAGCATTTACAAGATCATAAAGTGCAAAAGACAATTTAAATGTAATAAAAGCGACAATCAACATAGTAAATACAGTAAGATAAGTATGTTTAAAATAAGTTTTTTTCTTTTTCATAGATTTGCCCCCGCAAAATATTCTTTTGCGCTATATTTAGACATATACCCATCTTTAATTTCTAGAACCACATCATATAGATTTGTAATTCCATCAAAATATTTATGACTTATCGAAATAACAGTTGCATCTAAATCAAGTAACGTTTGTTCGATTTGACGACCTAATTCATCATTCAGTGCAGATGTCGCTTCATCAACAAATAAAATTTCCGCTTTCTTACATAATGCTCTTGCAATAGATACTCTTTGTCTTTCTCCACCAGATAAATTTTTTCCGTTTTCACTTATCACCGTATGAATTCCATTTTCAAGAGAATCAATAAATTCAGATAATCCCGCTTTTTTACACGCTTGAAGTACTTCTTCATCTGAATTAGACTTGAAAAGAGAAATGTTATCTTTTAAACTCGCTTCAAACAAAAACACATCCTGATATACATAAGAAACTTTTTCATTAAAGGATTTACTTGATATTTGATTCATATTAATGCCATCCACATCAATCACACCATCATAATCATCTAAAATATGAGATAACAATTTAAACAAGGTTGTTTTTCCAGATCCACTTGGTCCTTTAATTAAATGCTTTTTCCCTTTTTCCAAAGAAAATTTAATGGATTTAAAGATTGGATTACTTGCATCATATGCAAAACTAACTTGATTTAAATTAATGCTGTTTTGAAAATGAAATGGCAATAAGTTATCCTCTTCTTTTACTTGTTCATCTGAATTTGTAATTTTTTCAAATATAGCTTTTGATGATTTGAGTACATTCACTAGTGGAAGCATGTTTACAAGAGGAAAAATAGCGCTTGAAGAAAGCTGAACAATTAATACAAGTTGCCCATAACCAATTCCTGTTTTAATTTGATACATTAAATAGATAAGCAATCCCATTAATACAAAATAGCCAATTGTTATATTTGAATACATTTGTAAAGCAGTAAAAACATTAAATTTGAATTTCTTTCCTTCTAAATCTAAAATTTGAGTTTTATTTTTCTTTAAAAATATATCTTCAATATTATTTAATTTTAAAATTTCAAGACCTGTAAAGATATTTGAAATATTGACAGTAAATTTTTCGTTTGAAGTGGATACGTCTTTTTGAAGTGAAACAGTCTTTTTTTCAAAAAGTTTCGAAATGAATAATACCATAACAGAAACTCCAAGAATGATTAACGCAATAACCCAGTTTAAAAAAGCCAATATTACTAAAACGGATACATATAACCCACATCTAAAAATAAAGTTAATCAAAGATAAAAAGAAAGAAGATTCGAAAGTATTTATATCGTTGATCAAATTAGATACATAAACATCTCTTGATTGCTTATTAAATTGTTTGTAACTCATATGAATGATTTTATCGAAAGCCTTTTCTCGTAAAGACAATAATACATCTCTCATATAGGCAATTCGCATCATTCTTGAAATAATAAATAAAACTGCATTCAAAATTAAATATAAAACAGATAATCCAAGAGCTATCCAAAAAAATTGCATGGTATTTCTTTCAATTGTTTCAAAAATGAGAGCTACTACTCCTATTTGCATTAATTGAGAAATAACTGGAAGGAAACATGCTATTACATATAATATGAATTTTCCTTTATGTTCTAGTAGTAATTTTTTCATCTCATACCTCTTACTGTGTTTTACACAATAATAGATTATCATATTACTGTGTAAAACACAATTATTATTTTATTTTATTTTATCTTTTTATAAATATTACATAATTAGAATCATAAAACAGAAATTTTTTTATCTCAAAAAATATAATGAAATTATTGTTGACTCAATTCAAACAGACATTTTTCTTGCCACAGTTCTTCTTGTTTTAATTTAATTTCATCATCAGAGACTGCAGTTAATGCATACGACAAAGCGTAGACTGCGTGTCCTTTAACATGAATCGTTGCTACTGCATGTCCTGCAGCTCGTGCAACATATCGTGCTGCAGCAATGCTTGCTTCTCTTGCCGCTTTATGAGCGGAGAACGAAAGATTTCTTGCTTCTTTTATCTTCAATTCATTTTTTATAAAAAGTTCAGTCGCTTCTAAAGCCTTTCTTGGCCTAACATCATTTGGATAATTTTCTTCATAAAGATATAATACATGAAACACACAATCAGATACAAATTTTAACAAAGATTTAAATTGTAATTTATCTAAGTTTTGTTTCATTTCTATCTTAATTTTCACAAGAGTTTTTTTCATAAACAATCTTCTTTCATTTATAGAAAAGCGAAATTATTTTTAATAACGAGGTGTCATATTCGGTTATAGTATAGCATAATTAAAATTAAAATTATAAAATTTTTTGAATGAATGTTTTTTTTTTTTATTACTTCTCTTATCAAAATATATATTAATTGTTTTCAAAAAAACACACAATGATTGCTAGGAGTTACATGGACAATATTGCATAATCGTGGTATAATAATAAAAAAGCTCTAGAAGGAGAAAATAATGAAAGTATATCTAAGAACTAGACCGTTAAGGGAAGTTAGAAAAGATTTAATGATTCCTGGTGCAATCTATGGCAAATCAATCGAATCTGAATCGATTGAAGTTGAAGATAAAGTTTTTAAAGAAGCTTTAAGCACCTATGGAAAAACAATGACTTTTCCCATTACATTAAATAAAAAGAAACTCATTGTATACATTAAAAATGTTCAAAAAAATGCTATGAATCAAAATGACATTATCCATTTTGAATTGCATTGCATTACGAAAGATGAAATAATTTCATCTCGTGTTCCATTTGTAATTCATGGAAAAGATGAAGTTGAGAAAAGAAAACTATTTGTTCAAATGGCCATTTCTTCTGTTGAATGTGAATATTCAGCCGACCAAGGTGTTTCTAAGTTTGAATTTAATGTAGAAAACATGAATGTGGACGACGCCATTTATATTAAAGATATCGCGGTTCCAAAAGGAGTTAAAATCCTTGATGATCCTGAACATTTAATTTTCATTATCAAAGAATCAAGTTTATCCGTTGAATCTCCTGAAGAGGAAGAAACAGAAACTGTTGATTTACCTGAAGTGGAATCAGAAACAAAAACCGAATAATTATTACTACCAATTAAAGCCACTTCAAGTGGCTTTTTTTTATTAAAAAAAAGCAGATTAACTCTGCTTTTTGTAAAAGATCAATTTCTTATGCTACTCTTCTTGCTACATATGCGAACATTTTAGGTCCAGTATGGATTCCTAATACGGGAGTTAATCTAGACATAGAAAGATTTCGAATATTCAAAACTGTTTTCAGTTTGTTTCCTAATTCTTCTGCCATAACAGGATCATCGCCATAATGCACAATCAAATCAATTAAATCTGTTCCAAATTTAGTTACTAAAATATTTTTCATTGAGATTAAAGATCGGTTTAAACCAAAAGCTTTTGACATCGTAACATAAACACCTTCATCATTTACTGTAATTACTGGTTTAATGTGTAAAATATCGCCAATGGTTCCTTCTACCTTTCCAATTCTTCCACCTTTTCGTAAATACTTTAAAGTATTAATAGTATAAAAAGCTATGCTATCTTTGTATCTAAGTTGATCTAATGCGGGGACAATTTTTTCAATCGGTGTTTTTTTCTTTACCAACTCAAGCGCATACTCCACTAAGCACCCAAGCCCTCCACCCAACGTTTTAGAATCATAGTGTACAATATTTAATCCTTCTACACGTTTAAACGCCAACCGAAAAGAATTAAAGGTTCCACTTAATCCAGAAGAAATATTGATGGCGATAACATCTGTAAATCCTTTTTCTTTCATTTCATCTAAGGCTAGACTTAAATCCCCAGGGTTTGGTAAACTAGTAGAAATTTGATGAGAGTCAAGTTGTTCATACACTTCTTGTGCTGTTATTTCAACTTGATCACGATAACTCTTTTCATCAACCAAAATCATTAATGGAATAACAAATAGATTAGTATGTCTTTTGATAAACTCAGGTTCTAAATTCGCAGCAGAATCTGTTAATACAGCTATTTTCATGCTTTTTCCTCCTTGGAAAATGTGAAGATTATATTCAATATTTTAACTAATACTCTTTCTCATCAAAAACGAAATCTTGATGAAATGACTAGAAATTAATTTTAAAAAAACATTACTATGTCACACATAACACTTTAACAGAAAGTACTATGTCTGTCAATATACTTATTATGATTTTTTTGTGATTATTTCTGTTTTTTTATTCTTTATTAAACAACTTATTTTTTGATTTTAATTATCTATTAACTATAAAAAAATCATTTTAATCTATGAGTTTTAGATTAAAATGATTGAATTATTTTAAAGTCTTTTCAACATAATTTGACATGGATTAAATTCATCCCAGATTTTATCGCTTTGGTAGATATCTTCAAATCCTTGTTTGTAGTAAAATTTTCTTGTGGCGGCATATGCTACATCTTTATGCTTTGATGCTAACGTTAACACAATTATATTTATATATCCATTTTTTTTAGCATATTCTTCTACTGATTTTTGTAATTTTGTTCCAATTCCTTGATGCTGATATTTCTTTAAAACACCTAAAACAACCATCTCTAATGTATTTATATTTTCTTCTTTAATCGAATAAAATGCAACGGGAGTTTCATTTTCATACATAGCAAAAAATACATATTTTTTAACCATTTCGATGTATTGTTTTTTAGATTCTTCAATACCAAACCATTCATGTAAATCATTTAATACTACCTTGCATATGTTCGATTTTGTATTGACATCTGTAATGATTTTAACTTCCATTTTTACTCCTTAATAATTTAAAATTTTTGTGTTTGCTTTTATTCTGAGTAATGATTAATAAAAAGCCTTACAAGTTTTGGATCAAATTGTGTTCCAGAACAGCGTTTTATTTCTTCAAACGCTTCTTGTTTACTCATCTTTTTGCGATAAGATCTTACAGAAGTCATAGCTTCATAAGCATCAGCGATTGCGATTACACGAGCATTCAATAAAATATCTTTTCCTTTTAAACCTTTTGGATATCCCGTTCCATCCCATTTTTCATGATGTTGTAAAATACTATCTGCAATTTTTAAAAATTCCTTTGAAGAAATTAATATCCTATATCCTACTTCAGTATGTTTTTTTATTTGAATCCATTCTTTTCGAGTGAGTTTTCCTCTTTTATGAAGGATGCTTTCATCTATGTATATATTTCCTATATCATGCATTAACGCTGCCATTTTTAAATCATGACGTTCTTGAACATCTAATCCTAAAAACACTGCTATTTTTTCGCAAATCACACTAACTTTTTGTGAATGTAATCTTTCTCGATGATTTCTATCATATAACGTAGACATGATTTGGATAATCATTTCTCGCACTAAATTATTTTTTTCATTCACTTTTTGTTGATACATTTGATTTTCTGCAGATTCAATGATTTCATTAATGTCTTCTTTTACAAGTTGTTTTGTTTTACATCCAAAAGTCATTGATGACTTAAGTAAATTTATTGGATCATTTTCAATTCGAATTGTGATCATTTTTATCATTTTAATTGCTAAAGATTCTTCTAATTTTGGTAATATAAAAACGAACTTATTGCTGTCAATTCTTGCGACAATATCAAAAGGACGACAAGTGTTTTGAAATATTTTGGCAAATGTTTTTAATAATTTATTGCCATAAATATAACCAAGAGAATCGTTTACAAGTTTAAAACAATTAATATCTCCTACGATAATCGAAAGAGGAAGATTATCTAAAGAATCTAAAATGGAAAGATTTTCCAAAAAAAATTGTCTGTTATTTAAACCAGTTAAAGAATCATGATATATCAAATTTTTAATTTCTTTCTCTTTTGATTTTGGAATATCTTTAGAAAATAAAACGTCGGGTTTTGAACTGATTTTTTTGGAAGACATGCCTTTCTTTTCTGCTGTTTGATCTAAATCATTTATTTTTTGAGATGTTGCCTCAATATTTGGCTTAGTTGGCATTTTGTCCTCACTTCCTAAAAATATATTTGAGTCTTTTTTGAACTTAATAATTACAAATCACAAAATGATTTAATGAAGTTGTAGTTGTTTGAATTATACTACATTAAATGAATTAGGTAAATGGCTCTCAGTCAAAAAAGAAAAGTATCAATTTTTAATAATATTGATTAATGTAAAATATATTAAATTATATTTCATTTGAAACGCTTAACGCGGAATTTAGTAGACATTTCATAATCTATAATCCTCAATTGATTGCATTTACATCGCAATTAAGGTATCATAAGATTTGTATAAAAATAAAAAACTAATTATAAGATAAGGTGGGTGTATACCCTTGAACAATTCAGAACAAGAACACAAAAGACGTGTTCGTTATAAAGGTACTCATCCAAAGTCATTTGAGGCTAAATACAAAGAATTACAACCAGATAAATATACAGATACGATTGAAAAAGTCATTCAAAAAGGAAATACTCCTGCCGGAATGCACCGTCCCATCTGCGTAAATGAAATTTTGGAAATACTACAAATTATGCCGGGGCAAATTGGACTTGACGCAACACTTGGTTATGGTGGCCATACTCTGGAGATACTAAAATGTTTGAACCATACTGGTCATTTATATGCAATTGATATCGATTCAATTGAATTGCCACATACTTTAGAACGTTTAAGCAAATTAGGATTCGATGAAACTATTCTTACGATTAAGCATATGAATTTTTCTCATATTGATGAAATATATAAAGAATCTGGTCCACTTCAATTTATATTAGCAGATTTAGGTGTTTCTTCCATGCAAATTGATAATCCTGAAAGAGGGTTTTCCTTTAAAACTGAGGGCCCTTTAGATTTGCGAATGAATCCAAAGAAAGGCATATCAGCTTCTGCTCGCCTAAAAGGAATGACTCAAATCGAAATACAAGGAATGCTTATAGAAAATTCTGATGAACCATACGCTAAAGAAATCGCTTTTGAAATTGTATCTGAATATCGAAAAGGTATCGATATATTGACAACTACTCATCTTCAAAAAATAATCAAAAATGCTCTTATATTTCTTTCTCAAACGATAAGAGATGAAGAAATTAAAAAATCGTGTCAACGATCTTTTCAAGCGCTTAGAATTGATGTTAACCATGAACTTGAATCATTATATGAATTTTTGGAAAAACTTCCCTTGATTCTTTCAAAGGGTGGAAAAATCGCAATACTTTCATTTCATTCTGGTGAAGATCGACTCGTAAAAAAATCTTTTCAGCATTTTTTTAGAGAGGGTATTTATAGTGCAATCGCACCTGACCCCATTCGCCCATCCATGGAAGAACAAAACTCTAACAGTCGAGCTCGCTCTGCTAAACTTCGGTGGGCAATTAAAGCCTAGCCTATTATTTCTATTTTGAATTCTTTTAATATAAAACAAATAATTTCATGTATGTAAAAAAGGTCATCAAACGATAATTATTTCGTTCGATGGCCTTTTATTTTGAGATATAAAACTTAATATTTAACATCCAACTAAATCATAGAATACTTGACTAAAGTGAATCTAATAACTAAACTCGCTCTTAAAACTACTGTTTTTCAGCATACATCAATTCATCTAATATTTTAACAAAATCTTGAACACTTCCATGAATGGCTTCATCATATACTTGCGAACCAATACTTAATTTAATTTCAAAAGGAAACTTTTTATTCTCGTTGAAATCAGCAAAATTATCATTTAGTTTTTGAATGAGAACATTTAACAATTCAGGTTTTTCAAGCTTAAAAATTACACCAAATTCATCCCCTCCCAAACGGGCGATGAAATGCTCTGGGCCAAAACTTTGTTTTAAAAGAAAAGAAGTTTCCTTTAAAACTAAATCTCCAATATAATGCCCGTATTTATCGTTAATCATCTTAAAACCATCTAAATCAGCAAAAATTCCTGCCAAATAGTAATTGTGTTTTCTTGATTTTGAAATTACATTTATATAATTATCAAATTCTCGTTTATTGAATATATCCGTTAAGTAATCGGTATTTGCTCGTTTTGATTGAACAAAGACAAACACCATGAACACTGAAATCATGGTCATAGGCCAAGCAAGTAATAATCCATAGGAAAAAGCTTGTATAATTCCGCCAATTGCTGGTGGTACAGCGAATAATAACAATGGATAATAAGTTGATTTTGAAAATCTTTTTCGATACTTTATAATGTAATAAGTTGAAAGAACTACAAAAGAATACATAATTATCAGGTATAACAAATAAAAGTTTCCTCTTGAGTAAGTGTTCGAAGAATCCACATAAAAGAATATATTGGTAAACATGCTTAAGAAACATAAAAGAACGTAAAGAAGCATAGGGACTGCAAGAAACTTGTGAAATTTTCTGATTCGCAATTTATCTTTATGAATAAAATAATCAACATAATCAAGCCAAAGCAAGGTTAAAAATGGCGCAATCCAGTAAAACATAAAACTTGAGAAGTTATTAAGAAAAACCATCATGGTTCCTGATTGTTTGTCTACGCAAAGTTGAATGAAATCAAAAATGAGAAGCGTCATATTTATCAAAATAATTCCAGTAAACAAAAGATTTTCAAAGTGAGATTTCTCACTATGCCGTCTTATACTGATTAAAATGATGAGTAATATCAAAAATGATATTGAATAAGTTTCAATTGCATTTGTCATTATAACACTCCTTAGTTTTAAATTTTTAATCTTTGAGGCGTCTTTACTTTCAATCATTATACTATACCTTGCATAAGATTGCATATGTTTCTGAAAAAAATATTTATGTATATCTATGCAAATTTTTAACAATTAAATATAATGGATAAAATCACCTTATCTTACAATTATTGAGTTTATCACATTTCACAGTAAAAAAACAGCGCGTTTTAATATAGAGCTATACTAAGCCTTTATCTTTCGAATGAAATGCACTGCATAAACAAACTAATTCTTTTAAAATTTATATATTACTTACCTAAATATTTAACATATGTTTTTGCACTTAAATGATAATGTTTCCTCCAAAATGTAACAGCAAGTAAATTCATACTTTCAAAGTCAACTGCTAAGCGATTATATCCGTTATCTACACAGTAGTTATCTAGTAATTCTATATATCTTCTTCCAATCTGTTTGTTTTGATACTTTCTTTTAATGTGAGTTCCCTTTACGCCTAAAGTTTCACTATCCTTAAAATATTTTCCTCCTGGAGCATACTTTTTATCAACGATTGAAAATCCAATTATTTCTAACTTATATAGTATTTTAAAAACAATTTTATGCTCGTCCTTTAAAACCTCATTTAATTCTTCAGAAGGATCTTCAGCATCGAGGAAAATTGGGCTACTACTCATATAAAGATTGTGTTCTTTAAATATAGGTAGTAAGTTATTGAAATCACTAATTTCTGCAGCTTTTATTGAAATTTCAGAATCATTAATGATATATTTCTTAGGAAATCTAACACCATCTATGACTCTTAATCCATATCCTAATTGAATGATAAAATCATCATGAAATGGTGTTAAAAAGGTCATTGCATGATGTGTGAAATTAAGTTTTTTCATTTTTTCATAGTATACTTCTAATAACCTATACAATACTTGATTGTTCTCAAAATATACAGCAAAATCAGGCGTATAAACTCCTGGATTATTAAAAAATAATTCTTTTACTTTATAGCCTAAAATATATCCAACAGGAACTTCATTTTCTATACTAACATAACTTAATCCCTTATCGATAAGATAGCCTATATCTGTGTTTAAAGCTTCAAGTGTAAAATTTTTAGCTAAATACGAGTTTTGATTTTGCTTATAATAGTATTTTGACACTAAATCTTTCATATTCTCATGAGTTGCCTTAACAACCATTAATGTGTCATTTGGTTTCATACAATCCTTCTCTTCTCATATAGTAAATTTGTAATATATTTTAATATGTATTTCTATTTATTCAAATTATATCATATTTAAATCTAAAAAGTTTACTTCATTTCTGAAATAAACTTTGTTTAATTATCTTGTGTTGTCATGACTAAGTTTACTGATTTCCAGAGGAATTAGTCGATATACATTCATTGCGATTCAACAAATTCTATTATTTCTTTCAAATTAGAAATGGTCCATTCTGTTTTATTTTGATTACCTTTTCTATCAATATGAAAGGAAGTAAATCCCATTGATCTGGCCCCATCTGCTTCATCCAAAGTATCATCAACATATAGACAATCCTCTGCTTTTACTCCTTCAACGTCTAAAGCATACTGATAGATGATAGGATTAGGCTTTCCAACTCCTACAATCGAACTTGCAGTAAATGAAGTGAAGAATTTACTAAGTCCTATTAACTCTAATGAATACTTTAATGATGGTGGGCAATCGCTTATTACTCCCATTATATACCCTTTGTTAAAGAAATATTCTAAGACTTCTACTGTTTCTTCAAAAGGTTTCTTATAAACATACCATAATTTTTCACCTAGGTAATTAGCTTTATTTCTTACATCTTCTGTTACTCCATCATCAATCAAGAGTAATTCATAAAAATCTATAAAGAATAATAGTTCATCTTCGATTGTTTTATAAGGAATATAAGGCTTATCTTGTTCCATAACTTTATTAAAAAACTTGATGAACCTTTTATATGGAATGTTTAAATCTACTTTGCTTAATTCTTTATATCTTCTGTGTAGTTCTAAATCCATTTCAGGATTATTTTTTGTTAAAGTATTATCTCTATCAAAAAAGATTGCTTTAAATTC from Bacillota bacterium includes:
- a CDS encoding GNAT family N-acetyltransferase, with product MKPNDTLMVVKATHENMKDLVSKYYYKQNQNSYLAKNFTLEALNTDIGYLIDKGLSYVSIENEVPVGYILGYKVKELFFNNPGVYTPDFAVYFENNQVLYRLLEVYYEKMKKLNFTHHAMTFLTPFHDDFIIQLGYGLRVIDGVRFPKKYIINDSEISIKAAEISDFNNLLPIFKEHNLYMSSSPIFLDAEDPSEELNEVLKDEHKIVFKILYKLEIIGFSIVDKKYAPGGKYFKDSETLGVKGTHIKRKYQNKQIGRRYIELLDNYCVDNGYNRLAVDFESMNLLAVTFWRKHYHLSAKTYVKYLGK
- a CDS encoding GGDEF domain-containing protein; the protein is MTNAIETYSISFLILLIILISIRRHSEKSHFENLLFTGIILINMTLLIFDFIQLCVDKQSGTMMVFLNNFSSFMFYWIAPFLTLLWLDYVDYFIHKDKLRIRKFHKFLAVPMLLYVLLCFLSMFTNIFFYVDSSNTYSRGNFYLLYLIIMYSFVVLSTYYIIKYRKRFSKSTYYPLLLFAVPPAIGGIIQAFSYGLLLAWPMTMISVFMVFVFVQSKRANTDYLTDIFNKREFDNYINVISKSRKHNYYLAGIFADLDGFKMINDKYGHYIGDLVLKETSFLLKQSFGPEHFIARLGGDEFGVIFKLEKPELLNVLIQKLNDNFADFNENKKFPFEIKLSIGSQVYDEAIHGSVQDFVKILDELMYAEKQ
- a CDS encoding HAD family hydrolase, with the translated sequence MIKKTGEYMREFKAIFFDRDNTLTKNNPEMDLELHRRYKELSKVDLNIPYKRFIKFFNKVMEQDKPYIPYKTIEDELLFFIDFYELLLIDDGVTEDVRNKANYLGEKLWYVYKKPFEETVEVLEYFFNKGYIMGVISDCPPSLKYSLELIGLSKFFTSFTASSIVGVGKPNPIIYQYALDVEGVKAEDCLYVDDTLDEADGARSMGFTSFHIDRKGNQNKTEWTISNLKEIIEFVESQ
- a CDS encoding diguanylate cyclase; its protein translation is MPTKPNIEATSQKINDLDQTAEKKGMSSKKISSKPDVLFSKDIPKSKEKEIKNLIYHDSLTGLNNRQFFLENLSILDSLDNLPLSIIVGDINCFKLVNDSLGYIYGNKLLKTFAKIFQNTCRPFDIVARIDSNKFVFILPKLEESLAIKMIKMITIRIENDPINLLKSSMTFGCKTKQLVKEDINEIIESAENQMYQQKVNEKNNLVREMIIQIMSTLYDRNHRERLHSQKVSVICEKIAVFLGLDVQERHDLKMAALMHDIGNIYIDESILHKRGKLTRKEWIQIKKHTEVGYRILISSKEFLKIADSILQHHEKWDGTGYPKGLKGKDILLNARVIAIADAYEAMTSVRSYRKKMSKQEAFEEIKRCSGTQFDPKLVRLFINHYSE
- the rsmH gene encoding 16S rRNA (cytosine(1402)-N(4))-methyltransferase RsmH; the encoded protein is MNNSEQEHKRRVRYKGTHPKSFEAKYKELQPDKYTDTIEKVIQKGNTPAGMHRPICVNEILEILQIMPGQIGLDATLGYGGHTLEILKCLNHTGHLYAIDIDSIELPHTLERLSKLGFDETILTIKHMNFSHIDEIYKESGPLQFILADLGVSSMQIDNPERGFSFKTEGPLDLRMNPKKGISASARLKGMTQIEIQGMLIENSDEPYAKEIAFEIVSEYRKGIDILTTTHLQKIIKNALIFLSQTIRDEEIKKSCQRSFQALRIDVNHELESLYEFLEKLPLILSKGGKIAILSFHSGEDRLVKKSFQHFFREGIYSAIAPDPIRPSMEEQNSNSRARSAKLRWAIKA